In Actinobacillus equuli, the genomic stretch AATATAAAAATCATATTTTTGAAAATTAATTATTCTTACCTAGTCGATATAACGAATTTTTTACAGCTAGATGCCAATAAAATAATAATAAAGGCATTTATTTAAAGCACGGATGCACATACTATTTTTTAATATTATTGATAGCTTTCATAAAGTGAGCATAGTTTAATAACTTACTTAACCCATTTAATTAAGAATATGTAATAAAAAAGGAAGCTTAAGCTTCCTTTTTTTCTTTTCAATGAACTTATTTAACTGTTACGCGGGCAAATTTACGTTTACCGACTTGGTAAACAAAGGTACCTTGCTGAGCATTTTGACGAACATCTTCGATTTTCTCACCATCAATTTTTACGCCACCTTGTTGTGCGGAACGGATAGCTTCTGAGGTTGATGCGACTAAACCGGCTTCTTTTAACAAGGTTGCTAAACCGATTTCACCTTCAAAAGTAAATTCCGGCATTTCATCTGGAATTGCGCCTTTTTGGAAGCGATTGATGAATTCTTGTTCTGCTGCATCTGCCGCCGCTTGATCGTGGAAACGTGCAATTAACTCTTTCGCTAATAAAATTTTCACATCGCGTGGGTTTTTGCCAGCTGCAACATCTGCTTTTAATTGTGCGATTTCATCTAATGGGCGGAATGAAAGTAGATTATACCAATCCCACATTAATTCGTCTGAAATCGACATCACTTTACCGAACATATCGCTTGGTGCGTCTGTAACACCGATGTAATTACCGAGTGATTTTGACATTTTTTTCTCACCGTCTAAGCCGACAAGTAGTGGTAATGTCATTGCCACCTGTGGTTTTTGCCCCGCTGATTTTTGTAACTCACGACCTACTAATAAGTTAAAGGTTTGGTCTGTACCGCCCAATTCAACATCCGCTTCTAACGCAACAGAATCATGACCTTGTAGTAACGGGTAAATAAATTCGTGAATTGCGATAGATTGGTTATTGGTAAAACGTTTTTTGAAATCGTCACGCTCAAGCATACGTGCAACCGTGTAATTAGATGCAAGGCGGATCATACCTTCGGTACCTAATTCACCTAACCATTCAGAGTTGAATACCACGCGCGTTTTATTCGGATCTAAGATCTTAAATAATTGTTGTTTGTAAGTTTCCGCATTACGTAGTACGTCTTCGCGCGTTAACGGTGGGCGAGTTGAGTTTTTACCTGACGGATCGCCTACCATACCGGTAAAATCACCGATTAAGAAAATCACTTCATGACCAAGCTGTTGGAATTGGCGGAGTTTATTTAAAACAACGGTATGACCTAAGTGAATATCGGGTGCTGTCGGGTCTGCGCCTAATTTAACGCGTAACGGACGATTTTCTTTTAACTTTTCAATTAAATCTTCTTCAGAATAAATATTTTCAACACCGCGTTTCAGTTCGGCTAATGTTGCTTCAATAGATTGAGCCATTTGCTTGATTCCTTATATCTTGTTTTAAATATGAAAATGGAATCTATTATAACGAGATACGTTGTGATTGATAAGGCTTAATCAGCAATAGACGAAAAAAAACGCCTCATTTTGTGGGGGAATGAGGCGTAAGAGTTGGAGTGATTACCTATTATTTTTGAAGTGAGTTAATGATAATGATTCTCATATAATAAGCAAGAGACTTTACAAACTCTTACAAATGAGAATCCTTATCATTTATTTGCGAAATAATAGATTTTTTTAGCATCTTATTCAAGCCTAAAAAAGCTTAATATATAGCCAAAAGTTACAAGTCCGTCCTGAATGAAGTTTTACAGAGACTTAACTTTCTCGGCAATTTAGCCAAGGTACACGTATGCCATTGATATTTTTGTAATAAGCGGAACTTTGCTCACGAGCGATTAACTCAACATAGCTGCCTTGAATCGGATTGTATGAGCGATAAGTTACTTCAAAACGAGAGCCTCGTGCATTGAGCGTTTTATTTTCAATATGATCAAACGGCTCGATTTTTCCTCCGTCCAATTGGAAGTAGAAACCAAAGTTATCTTTCATACGACTTTCTCTTGAAAGCGGAAAGTAGCTGGATAAGTAAGAACTTGTACCGGTTTCAAAATTGCTGCAAAGATAATGATAGCGCTTATAGTTAGCTCGGTTTGCTAATTCGGTTTGACTAATATTATCCTTTAAATAACCTGTTTTCGCTTTTTTGGTTGGTGATGAAGAGGTACAAGCAAATAAGGTTGTCAGTGTTGAGATTAAGAAGATAAGTTTAAGTTTTTTCATATAAATAAGTTCCGATAAAAATAGCCTAGTTTTGGCTAGGCTATGATAGTTCAAATTTTAGCACTGACAAGCGGTAGAATTTGTAAAAAATTTTGCGAAATTGGCCGCTTATTCGCTATTTCTTACGTTTAGTTGCTGCTGACTTCTTAGCTTTTTTTGTGGTTTTACGAGCAGCTTTTTCTTTTTTCGGCTTCGACTTCGTTGCTTTGATTGTTTTAGGTTCTTTGAAAATCGGTTTGTCGCCTGCATTTTTCTTCGCTTTCTGCTTCGCTGTTTTACCCACAGCAATGCCTTTACGGAGGTTATCAATTAACGCAAAGTCGATTTTCTTATCATCTAAGCTCACATTGATGACTTTCACTTTGACCGGATCACCTAAACGATAAATCATGCCACTACCGCCGACTAAACGCTGACGATCAGCATCATAATGATAGTAATCGTTGTCTAATGTTGAAATATGCACTAAACCGTCAATCAGTAACTCATTGATTTTAACGAATAAACCGAAACCGGTAACGCTTGAAATCACCCCTTCGAACGTTTCACCGAGATGATCTTGCATAAATTCACATTTCAGCCAATCCGCTACTTCACGGGTTGCTTCATCCGCACGGCGCTCGGTTGCCGAGCATTTATCACCAAATTGATCGATGTCATCCAGTTTATAGTGGTAACCGCCACCGTCCGTATAATTGCGAGTGTTACCTTTTTCTTTTTCAATTAAGTATTTAATTGCACGGTGCAACAGCAAATCCGGATAACGGCGAATTGGTGAGGTAAAGTG encodes the following:
- the tyrS gene encoding tyrosine--tRNA ligase — translated: MAQSIEATLAELKRGVENIYSEEDLIEKLKENRPLRVKLGADPTAPDIHLGHTVVLNKLRQFQQLGHEVIFLIGDFTGMVGDPSGKNSTRPPLTREDVLRNAETYKQQLFKILDPNKTRVVFNSEWLGELGTEGMIRLASNYTVARMLERDDFKKRFTNNQSIAIHEFIYPLLQGHDSVALEADVELGGTDQTFNLLVGRELQKSAGQKPQVAMTLPLLVGLDGEKKMSKSLGNYIGVTDAPSDMFGKVMSISDELMWDWYNLLSFRPLDEIAQLKADVAAGKNPRDVKILLAKELIARFHDQAAADAAEQEFINRFQKGAIPDEMPEFTFEGEIGLATLLKEAGLVASTSEAIRSAQQGGVKIDGEKIEDVRQNAQQGTFVYQVGKRKFARVTVK